Proteins found in one Colletes latitarsis isolate SP2378_abdomen chromosome 8, iyColLati1, whole genome shotgun sequence genomic segment:
- the LOC143344504 gene encoding uncharacterized protein LOC143344504 isoform X1, producing the protein MSDTTFFAKPKVRFCQTDANKLKTERLKSSTDQKNTVQSNKPKIRSIVTLKKPVILMKPKQLSSNQENNNFKSTNNVQKTELSMLDNNACSPRMDQSTSYSTDTPIKTETMKPLSDANNIQIVKVNSKDPDVTKVSNKISSIVISSASPVAQDENSDKLETHVKAHITKKDCIKSKRGKENDALVAKKDIKNKIQSIIISSASPVAQDENSDKLETHVKAHITKKDCIKSKRGKENDALVAKKDIKNTIEKTSNTTGTSCKTKSCPAILNKKNSTATSKPRITSIESRKLNTKSTATNVMPCYKYGKVSSKTKTCAVKKTVIRDINGPKIKPDIGPGIQHKKQIDIKIAETNAQVKPCTSGERLARPEYNSIMCTINKLKEMKKQKFVTDIEHLPATYKNLINGKISSALDFPLEEVVYKNLVDLSVDDKQLPSRLTRSKDPEPRQRDTVPILSHFFTPESTEEYCTPISTKPRTPETIDNWSAFRVSDKIFEWKDILDHV; encoded by the exons ATGTCAGATACAACATTTTTCGCTAAACCAAAGGTTAGGTTTTGTCAGACCGATGCcaataaattaaaaacagaGAGATTAAAATCCTCGACGGATCAAAAAAATACTgtccagtcgaataaaccaaaaATCAGAAGTATCGTAACGTTAAAGAAACCTGTTATATTAATGAAACCAAAGCAACTATCTAGCAATCAAGAAAACAACAATTTTAAATCTACCAATAATGTACAAAAAACTGAATTATCAATGTTAGATAATAATGCATGTTCTCCCCGTATGGATCAAAGTACATCTTATTCGACGGACACTCCTATTAAAACAGAAACTATGAAACCTTTAAGTGATGCTAATAATATTCAAATTGTCAAAGTAAATTCCAAGGACCCTGACGTAACCAaggtttctaataaaatttcaaGTATTGTAATCTCTTCTGCATCTCCTGTTGCGCAAGATGAAAATTCAGATAAATTAGAAACTCATGTCAAAGCTCATATTACAAAGAAAGATTGCATAAAGAGTAAAAGGGGAAAAGAAAACGATGCATTAGTTGCTAAAAAAGATATCAAGAATAAAATTCAAAGTATCATAATCTCTTCTGCATCTCCTGTTGCGCAAGATGAAAATTCAGATAAATTAGAAACTCATGTCAAAGCTCATATTACAAAGAAAGATTGCATAAAAAGTAAAAGGGGAAAAGAAAACGACGCATTAGTTGCTAAAAAAGATATCAAAAATACAATTGAAAAAACTTCGAATACAACAGGTACATCTTGTAAAACTAAGTCCTGTCCTGCTattcttaataaaaaaaattcaactGCTACTTCTAAACCACGCATTACTTCAATTGAATCtagaaaattaaatacaaaatctACTGCAACTAATGTTATGCCTTGTTATAAGTATggtaaagtttcatcaaaaactAAGACTTGTGCAGTTAAAAAGACTGTTATACGTGATATAAATGGTCCTAAAATCAAACCCGATATTGGTCCGGGCATACAACATAAAAAACAAATCGACATTAAAATTGCGGAAACAAATGCTCAAGTAAAACCGTGTACTTCTGGTGAAAGATTAGCACGGCCAGAGTACAATTCAATTATGTGTACAATCAATAAATTAAAGGAAATGAAGAAGCAAAAATTTGTGACTGATATCGAACATCTACCAGCTACCTATAAAAACCTTATAAATGGaaag ATTTCTAGTGCCTTGGACTTCCCCCTTGAAGAAGTTGTTTATAAAAATTTGGTGGACTTGTCTGTAGACGACAAACAATTGCCAAGCAGATTAACTCGTAGTAAAGATCCAGAGCCAAGGCAAAGAGACACTGTACCAATACTTTCTCACTTTTTTACACCTGAGTCTACCGAAGAGTATTGTACACCTATTTCTACTAAACCAAGAACTCCAGAAACTATAGATAATTGGAGTGCCTTTAGAGTAAGTGACAAGATATTTGAATGGAAAGACATTTTGGACCATGTGTAA
- the O-fut2 gene encoding O-fucosyltransferase 2 — protein sequence MLDLYSLRILYLILFLINFTQTIAENEFCEISDEYGEIDKKCNVQSRYSQNRYIFYDVNPPEGFNLRRDVYVRVAVFMRNLIKQNNKFKWKLVLPPWGNLYHWQSKHIGSQMQLPWNTFFDIGSLQKYVPVIEMFQFLQEYPSNNKQTQIDMVYILQNDEEMFKTGKFEDKNEIVECTDESLRYSKLEPEKHKGYFWGYRNVTSKAVKCIKFHGMISDLQRNLQPEIYRSVMFDRIEIALHDFYGSQEYWRARRSMRYNSELYNIANKFRKDFLNSTNEDDNTKRSNDWTKEKNRRSAVGGPYLSVHLRRRDFLVGHSSTVPTIQSAASQLRKKMDELRLKLLFVATDATEEEFEELKKYMFDRTTLRFIPSDYVLNKFKDGGIAIIDQIICSYARYFLGTYESTFTFRIQEDREIIGFPIKTTFNVLCKDNKKCDSNGHWKIVW from the exons ATGTTAGACTTATATTCTCTGAGAATACTGTAtctcatattatttttaattaattttacacAAACAATTGCTGAAAATGAATTTTGTGAGATATCAGATGAATATGGAGAGATTGATAAGAAATGCAATGTTCAATCGCGTTACTCGCAAAACCG TTACATATTTTACGATGTCAATCCTCCGGAAGGTTTCAATCTCAGGAGAGATGTTTACGTCCGTGTTGCTGTTTTCATGAGAAACTTAATTAAACAAAACAATAAATTTAAATGGAAATTAGTTTTGCCCCCATGGG GTAATTTATACCATTGGCAAAGTAAGCACATAGGATCTCAAATGCAATTGCCTTGGAATACATTTTTTGATATTGGAAGCTTACAGAAATATGTACCTGTTATTGAAATGTTTCAGTTTCTTCAAG AGTATCCTTCGAACAATAAACAAACACAAATTGATATGGTATATATTCTACAAAACGATGAAGAAATGTTCAAAACAGGTAAATTCGAAGATAAAAATGAAATAGTAGAATGTACAGATGAGTCTTTACGCTATAGTAAATTAGAACCTGAAAAGCATAAAGGATACTTTTGGGGATACCGTAACGTAACTTCTAAAGCTGTTAAATGCATTAAGTTTCACGGCATGATATCAGATCTTCAAAGAAATCTCCAGCCTGAAATTTATAG ATCTGTAATGTTTGATCGCATAGAAATTGCGTTACATGATTTCTATGGTTCCCAGGAATATTGGAGAGCTAGACGTAGTATGCGATACAATTCTGAATTATATAATATTGCAAATAAATTCAGAAAAGACTTTCTGAATTCCACAAACGAAGATGATAATACAAAACGATCAAATGATTGGACTAAAGAAAAA AATAGAAGAAGTGCAGTTGGAGGACCGTACTTATCGGTACATTTAAGACGTCGGGATTTTTTAGTTGGTCATTCTTCGACAGTACCAACAATACAATCTGCTGCTTCTCAATTGAGAAAAAAGATGGATGAACTTAGattaaaacttttatttgttgccACAGATGCTACGGAGGAAG aattcgaAGAACTCAAAAAATACATGTTTGATCGTACAACTCTTAGATTTATTCCATCAGAttatgtattaaataaatttaaagatgGTGGGATTGCAATTATCGATCAAATAATTTGCTCCTATGCCAG ATATTTTTTGGGAACATATGAATCAACTTTTACATTTAGAATACAAGAAGATAGAGAGATCAttggttttcctattaaaacaaCATTTAATGTGTTATGtaaagataataaaaaatgtGACTCTAATGGACACTGGAAAATAGTTtggtaa
- the Pldn gene encoding biogenesis of lysosomal organelles complex 1 subunit pallidin: MMTDIEEAEMKTIQLEIEKHESDKDVVDFSGATKKLAEGLLNIYQLPLEQVQKELDEATSKQEALLSQMQIENKKLQETFENVNLNEMFQTIKVYQGKLALMKKEMALIHERTFKLKKRALRLQQVKQKEALNKEQQREQEIRREQELIGKPVIS; this comes from the exons ATGATGACTGATATAGAAGAAGCAGAAATGAAGACGATTCAATTAGAAATAGAAAAGCACGAAAG TGACAAAGATGTAGTGGATTTTTCAGGCGCTACTAAGAAACTAGCCGAAGGACTTTTAAACATTTATCAATTACCGTTGGAGCAAGTTCAAAAAGAACTTGATGAAGCAAC GAGCAAACAAGAGGCTTTACTCAGTCAAATGCAAATTGAAAACAAAAAGCTCCAGGAAACTTTTGAAAAtgtaaacttaaatgaaatg TTTCAAACTATTAAAGTTTATCAAGGAAAACTAGCTTTGATGAAGAAAGAGATGGCTTTAATTCATGAGCGAACATTCAAATTAAAA AAACGAGCATTGAGATTGCAACAAGTGAAACAAAAGGAAGCATTGAATAAAGAACAACAACGGGAACAAGAAATTCGTCGAGAACAAGAATTAATTGGTAAACCTGTAATAAGTTAA
- the LOC143344504 gene encoding uncharacterized protein LOC143344504 isoform X2, whose product MSDTTFFAKPKVRFCQTDANKLKTERLKSSTDQKNTVQSNKPKIRSIVTLKKPVILMKPKQLSSNQENNNFKSTNNVQKTELSMLDNNACSPRMDQSTSYSTDTPIKTETMKPLSDANNIQIVKVNSKDPDVTKVSNKISSIVISSASPVAQDENSDKLETHVKAHITKKDCIKSKRGKENDALVAKKDIKNKIQSIIISSASPVAQDENSDKLETHVKAHITKKDCIKSKRGKENDALVAKKDIKNTIEKTSNTTGTSCKTKSCPAILNKKNSTATSKPRITSIESRKLNTKSTATNVMPCYKYGKVSSKTKTCAVKKTVIRDINGPKIKPDIGPGIQHKKQIDIKIAETNAQVKPCTSGERLARPEYNSIMCTINKLKEMKKQKFVTDIEHLPATYKNLINGKCLGLPP is encoded by the exons ATGTCAGATACAACATTTTTCGCTAAACCAAAGGTTAGGTTTTGTCAGACCGATGCcaataaattaaaaacagaGAGATTAAAATCCTCGACGGATCAAAAAAATACTgtccagtcgaataaaccaaaaATCAGAAGTATCGTAACGTTAAAGAAACCTGTTATATTAATGAAACCAAAGCAACTATCTAGCAATCAAGAAAACAACAATTTTAAATCTACCAATAATGTACAAAAAACTGAATTATCAATGTTAGATAATAATGCATGTTCTCCCCGTATGGATCAAAGTACATCTTATTCGACGGACACTCCTATTAAAACAGAAACTATGAAACCTTTAAGTGATGCTAATAATATTCAAATTGTCAAAGTAAATTCCAAGGACCCTGACGTAACCAaggtttctaataaaatttcaaGTATTGTAATCTCTTCTGCATCTCCTGTTGCGCAAGATGAAAATTCAGATAAATTAGAAACTCATGTCAAAGCTCATATTACAAAGAAAGATTGCATAAAGAGTAAAAGGGGAAAAGAAAACGATGCATTAGTTGCTAAAAAAGATATCAAGAATAAAATTCAAAGTATCATAATCTCTTCTGCATCTCCTGTTGCGCAAGATGAAAATTCAGATAAATTAGAAACTCATGTCAAAGCTCATATTACAAAGAAAGATTGCATAAAAAGTAAAAGGGGAAAAGAAAACGACGCATTAGTTGCTAAAAAAGATATCAAAAATACAATTGAAAAAACTTCGAATACAACAGGTACATCTTGTAAAACTAAGTCCTGTCCTGCTattcttaataaaaaaaattcaactGCTACTTCTAAACCACGCATTACTTCAATTGAATCtagaaaattaaatacaaaatctACTGCAACTAATGTTATGCCTTGTTATAAGTATggtaaagtttcatcaaaaactAAGACTTGTGCAGTTAAAAAGACTGTTATACGTGATATAAATGGTCCTAAAATCAAACCCGATATTGGTCCGGGCATACAACATAAAAAACAAATCGACATTAAAATTGCGGAAACAAATGCTCAAGTAAAACCGTGTACTTCTGGTGAAAGATTAGCACGGCCAGAGTACAATTCAATTATGTGTACAATCAATAAATTAAAGGAAATGAAGAAGCAAAAATTTGTGACTGATATCGAACATCTACCAGCTACCTATAAAAACCTTATAAATGGaaag TGCCTTGGACTTCCCCCTTGA